In the genome of Bacillus sp. S3, one region contains:
- a CDS encoding ectonucleotide pyrophosphatase/phosphodiesterase yields the protein MNRLTDHLIIISFDCLSALDYPILKDLPHFQSILKNGTYVENVETIYPSVTYPCHATIVTGNYPNRHGVINNTLLQPGRPSPDWNWYRNCIHGTTLYDEAKKANLTTAALLWPVTGKANIDYNMPEIFANRPWQNQILVSLMSGTPSFQWDLNKRYGHIRKGLSQPELDDFVLESAVDTIKTKKPNLLMVHFTDLDTQRHDHGFSSEEAIAAIHRHHKRLGRILAALHESGIHENATVAVLGDHSALDEHKAVNLNVLLHKKNLISTNTKGKIINWQAYCKSCDGSAYIYIKDQHNSTVLHQVKHLLDSLLDDPESGIERVLTGAQAAEKGADGTCAFMIEACRGYYFLEDLKGDYIKTITREDAAADKKYTLACHGYSPEKENYGTIFMAAGKGIQSTTLSSIRLVDEGPTFARLLGITLGNTDGRAVEEMLTI from the coding sequence ATGAATCGCCTAACAGATCATTTAATTATCATTTCCTTTGATTGTCTTTCTGCATTAGACTATCCAATTCTCAAAGACTTACCCCACTTTCAATCAATTTTGAAAAATGGAACGTATGTAGAAAATGTCGAAACAATCTATCCATCGGTCACTTATCCATGTCATGCGACGATTGTGACTGGAAATTATCCGAACAGGCACGGGGTGATCAATAATACCCTCCTGCAGCCTGGAAGACCGTCACCGGATTGGAATTGGTATCGTAATTGTATTCACGGCACGACATTGTATGATGAAGCCAAAAAGGCAAACCTGACCACTGCGGCGCTCCTCTGGCCCGTTACCGGAAAAGCAAACATCGACTACAATATGCCGGAAATTTTCGCTAACCGCCCCTGGCAAAACCAAATCCTTGTTTCACTAATGAGCGGTACTCCCTCCTTTCAATGGGATTTAAATAAACGCTACGGGCATATCCGCAAAGGGCTTAGTCAGCCGGAATTAGACGACTTTGTCTTAGAATCCGCCGTCGATACGATTAAAACAAAGAAGCCGAATTTATTGATGGTGCACTTCACCGATTTAGACACGCAGCGCCATGATCACGGGTTTTCATCAGAAGAGGCAATTGCCGCGATCCATCGTCACCATAAACGTCTTGGCCGAATTCTAGCTGCTCTCCATGAAAGCGGGATTCATGAAAACGCCACTGTGGCAGTATTAGGTGACCATAGTGCACTTGATGAACATAAAGCGGTCAACCTTAATGTCCTTTTACATAAAAAAAATCTCATTTCAACAAACACAAAAGGGAAAATAATTAATTGGCAGGCCTATTGTAAAAGTTGTGATGGCTCTGCATATATTTACATTAAAGATCAGCATAATTCCACGGTCCTTCACCAGGTTAAACATTTATTAGACTCATTGCTAGACGACCCCGAATCAGGGATCGAGCGTGTGCTAACAGGGGCACAGGCTGCCGAAAAAGGGGCAGATGGTACGTGTGCCTTTATGATTGAAGCATGCCGCGGGTATTATTTTTTAGAAGATTTAAAGGGAGATTATATCAAAACCATTACCCGGGAGGATGCCGCAGCAGATAAAAAATATACATTAGCCTGTCATGGTTACTCGCCGGAAAAAGAAAATTACGGAACCATCTTTATGGCGGCCGGGAAAGGAATCCAGTCCACCACACTATCTTCCATCCGTCTCGTTGATGAAGGCCCCACCTTCGCAAGGCTCCTTGGTATTACCTTAGGCAATACAGATGGGAGGGCTGTCGAAGAAATGTTAACCATATAA
- a CDS encoding MFS transporter: protein MSRMTKQEKGWVFYDWANSAYSILITTAVFPLYFKAAANEAGLAASTSTAYWGYANSFATLLISLCAPILGSIADFKGFKKRFFTFFFALGIIFTFLLAVVPSDQWFILLICYMVTVIGFGGTNIFYDAFLVDVTSEERMNQISSKGFAMGYIGSTIPFIIGIALIILADRSILPLSVTVASQAAFAITALWWGLFTIPMLKNVKQVYYKERVANPISNGFKQLFETFRKIKLYRPLFLFLVAYFFYIDGVNTIITMSTAYGSDLGISSNNLLIILFATQVVAAPFAVIYGKLADKFHAKTMLLVGIFIYIIICTYAYFLKTTLDFWILAMLVASSQGGIQALSRSYFAALVPKENANEFFGFYSIFYKFAAILGPFLVGLTAQLTGSTNSGVFSLIVLFFIGGLILLRVPEANHIPKGNSIS, encoded by the coding sequence ATGAGCCGGATGACAAAACAAGAAAAGGGCTGGGTGTTTTATGATTGGGCAAACTCTGCCTACTCTATCCTGATCACCACAGCTGTATTTCCGTTGTATTTTAAGGCAGCAGCGAACGAGGCAGGACTTGCTGCCTCTACTTCTACAGCCTACTGGGGTTATGCCAATTCATTTGCCACATTGCTTATTTCGCTCTGCGCTCCGATATTGGGAAGTATTGCAGATTTTAAAGGGTTCAAAAAACGATTTTTCACTTTTTTCTTTGCCCTCGGTATTATTTTTACCTTTTTATTAGCGGTTGTCCCGAGCGACCAATGGTTCATTCTCTTAATCTGTTATATGGTGACCGTCATCGGGTTTGGCGGAACGAACATTTTCTACGATGCCTTCCTTGTTGACGTGACATCAGAAGAACGGATGAATCAGATTTCATCGAAGGGGTTTGCGATGGGCTACATTGGAAGTACGATCCCGTTTATTATCGGGATTGCCCTGATCATTCTAGCGGATAGAAGTATTCTGCCTTTAAGCGTTACTGTCGCAAGTCAAGCCGCCTTTGCGATTACGGCCCTTTGGTGGGGCTTGTTTACGATTCCAATGTTGAAAAATGTCAAACAGGTTTATTATAAAGAACGCGTCGCTAATCCGATATCCAATGGATTTAAACAGCTTTTTGAAACATTCAGGAAAATTAAGCTTTACCGTCCATTGTTTCTCTTTTTAGTAGCGTATTTCTTCTATATTGATGGAGTTAACACGATCATTACGATGTCAACTGCATATGGGTCGGATTTAGGAATCTCTTCCAACAACCTTTTGATTATTTTATTTGCTACCCAAGTCGTTGCTGCACCATTTGCGGTTATATATGGCAAACTTGCCGATAAATTTCACGCCAAAACGATGCTGTTGGTCGGAATATTTATATATATAATCATATGCACGTATGCCTATTTTTTAAAAACGACTCTTGATTTCTGGATATTGGCCATGCTCGTGGCATCTTCACAAGGTGGAATTCAGGCATTAAGCCGGTCCTATTTTGCAGCACTTGTTCCAAAAGAGAATGCCAATGAGTTCTTTGGTTTCTACAGTATCTTTTATAAATTCGCAGCCATCTTAGGTCCATTTTTAGTCGGCTTGACCGCGCAGTTAACCGGCAGCACCAATAGCGGCGTATTTAGTCTCATAGTATTGTTTTTCATTGGCGGATTGATCCTGCTGCGTGTACCAGAAGCCAATCATATTCCAAAAGGAAATTCTATAAGCTAA
- a CDS encoding putative glycoside hydrolase codes for MMVVLFPLETAFTKTHDWNEPIRGIYVNAANTKGPQFDKLLSLVNQTDLNAMVIDIKDDHGHLTFTPSKHSPYFASSHPYITNPKGLMETLKKNQIYPIARMVVFKDNVLANSHPGWSFTTNKGLWRNSHGDSFTNPFHREVWDYNLGMAIEAVKLGFKEIQFDYVRFPEKFESIEGPLHYTGKSRGNRVAAVSGFVKYASEKLKPYGVKVSVDTFGNATVIPEASGIGQNFSEIAKHVDVISSMIYPSHWSASFGIPKPDLEPYRLVEEYAKVENTRLKKLAAPPTSRPWLQDFTAAWLGKGNYKVYGKREIEDQIRALHAQGINEFLLWNAANDYTADVDYTPF; via the coding sequence ATGATGGTGGTATTATTCCCTCTCGAAACTGCTTTTACAAAAACTCACGATTGGAACGAACCCATCAGGGGCATCTATGTAAATGCCGCCAACACAAAGGGTCCACAGTTTGATAAGCTGCTTAGTCTTGTAAACCAAACGGATTTAAATGCGATGGTAATTGATATTAAGGACGACCACGGCCATCTAACCTTCACGCCATCGAAACATTCACCATATTTCGCTTCTAGTCATCCTTATATCACAAATCCAAAAGGTCTGATGGAAACGTTAAAGAAAAATCAGATCTACCCGATTGCAAGGATGGTTGTTTTTAAAGATAATGTCTTAGCTAATTCTCACCCAGGCTGGTCATTTACGACAAATAAAGGCCTATGGCGGAATTCCCATGGGGATTCATTTACCAACCCCTTTCATAGGGAAGTATGGGATTACAATCTCGGGATGGCCATCGAAGCAGTAAAACTCGGATTTAAAGAAATTCAATTTGATTATGTCAGATTTCCTGAAAAATTCGAGTCGATTGAGGGCCCGCTCCACTACACAGGAAAAAGCCGGGGCAATCGTGTTGCTGCCGTTTCTGGATTCGTTAAATATGCAAGCGAAAAGTTGAAGCCTTACGGTGTTAAGGTGTCTGTTGATACATTTGGAAATGCGACCGTAATTCCGGAAGCGAGCGGGATAGGACAAAATTTTTCAGAAATCGCCAAACATGTTGATGTGATTTCTTCAATGATTTATCCCAGCCATTGGTCAGCAAGTTTCGGAATCCCAAAGCCTGATTTGGAACCGTACCGGCTTGTCGAAGAATATGCCAAGGTTGAAAATACTCGCTTGAAGAAATTAGCCGCACCACCTACATCGAGGCCGTGGCTCCAAGATTTTACGGCAGCATGGCTTGGCAAAGGAAATTACAAAGTGTATGGCAAACGGGAAATTGAAGATCAAATTCGCGCGCTCCATGCACAAGGGATCAATGAATTTTTACTCTGGAATGCCGCCAACGACTATACAGCGGACGTGGACTATACACCTTTTTAA
- a CDS encoding nucleotide excision repair endonuclease produces the protein MIKIEIPNPDVVITKNRQVGEKVEAPLSSEYGFTDYNKIPRDKGGIILFFNSSDELLFVGKARKLRPRVKRHFEDTVSPIKNHRDEVYKIAVFVVDEPMEREIYETYMINTLQAKYNTDKVFYK, from the coding sequence ATGATAAAAATTGAAATACCCAATCCAGATGTCGTGATTACGAAAAATCGACAAGTAGGAGAAAAAGTGGAAGCGCCACTTAGCAGTGAATATGGTTTTACTGATTACAATAAAATTCCCCGTGACAAAGGCGGAATTATTCTTTTTTTTAACTCTAGTGATGAATTGCTTTTTGTAGGCAAAGCAAGAAAATTAAGACCTCGCGTGAAGCGCCATTTTGAAGATACCGTATCACCAATTAAAAACCATCGCGATGAAGTATATAAAATTGCGGTTTTCGTAGTGGACGAACCAATGGAAAGAGAAATCTACGAAACCTATATGATTAATACTCTCCAAGCAAAGTACAATACCGACAAAGTATTTTACAAATAA
- a CDS encoding alpha/beta hydrolase, whose translation MPSFRSYFFEKAIKTSVKRAVKKGVKGKGMENKRQMLDAAARRLGTLPKNCKVVPVEIEGLYAEWITTTSAETLVAADKVILYLHGGGYALCSANTHRPLAARIGKAAGLKVLFPEYRLAPEHPFPAAIEDAVNVYRWLRSQGYDPANILFAGDSAGGGLCLATALVLRDQNEPLPAAIVCLSPWVDLTSSGESYRKNKAVDPYLSIEAVREAVKMYAANEAPDHPLISPVFANLTGLPPLFIQAGSHEILQSDAEKLADAARNAGVTVSFKIWNGMWHVWQISGDALPEARKAIKEIGAFIKKILKK comes from the coding sequence ATGCCAAGTTTCCGAAGTTATTTTTTTGAAAAAGCAATTAAGACATCGGTTAAAAGAGCGGTGAAAAAAGGGGTTAAGGGAAAAGGGATGGAAAATAAGCGGCAGATGCTGGATGCGGCCGCAAGAAGACTCGGTACTCTCCCAAAAAATTGTAAGGTAGTTCCAGTGGAAATTGAAGGATTATATGCTGAGTGGATTACAACCACGTCTGCCGAAACGTTAGTGGCGGCTGACAAGGTCATTCTCTATTTACATGGCGGGGGCTATGCCCTCTGCTCTGCCAACACCCATCGTCCACTGGCTGCCAGGATTGGGAAGGCAGCAGGTCTTAAGGTGCTGTTTCCGGAGTATCGCCTTGCACCGGAACATCCATTTCCTGCCGCTATCGAGGATGCTGTCAATGTATATCGCTGGCTGAGAAGTCAGGGGTATGACCCGGCTAACATCCTATTTGCAGGTGATTCAGCCGGCGGAGGATTATGTCTGGCAACTGCACTCGTTTTACGCGACCAGAACGAGCCGCTCCCGGCCGCAATCGTTTGTCTTTCACCGTGGGTAGATTTAACGAGCAGCGGGGAAAGCTATCGAAAAAATAAAGCGGTGGATCCGTATTTAAGTATTGAGGCAGTAAGAGAAGCTGTAAAGATGTATGCGGCGAACGAAGCCCCGGACCACCCGCTCATATCACCTGTTTTTGCGAACCTTACGGGATTGCCCCCCTTGTTTATTCAGGCAGGCAGCCATGAAATCTTGCAAAGTGATGCAGAGAAACTGGCGGATGCAGCACGGAATGCCGGGGTCACGGTTTCGTTCAAAATCTGGAATGGCATGTGGCATGTATGGCAAATAAGTGGTGATGCATTACCCGAAGCAAGAAAAGCAATAAAAGAGATTGGGGCATTTATAAAGAAAATCTTAAAAAAGTGA
- a CDS encoding helix-turn-helix domain-containing protein, with protein sequence MEGKWLIADRDLNEREGLKWLLKTSSIPVSDIFLASNYKEFIVLFENEPPDIVLLELDMISKDEWAGFRDLMQIYDPVLLLTSAEATFEKARLAIDMQALDLMIKPFSSTKVKSAFQKALRRLDTKFHTTGMHHPHSHKDISYEALFLPQEATSGNVKIAAFQTESIGMLPTLYSFIMEYPFTDSRGVFALSDMVVLLFNGACHNMTEQCQKAMRKWEEEFSEHLAIVVHKGNSAAMTLNQEYLQTRKMLEFTYYKGYRQVVEFEYSPNWGHIDPFLTPPEQREWVDILANLNIEKIKKWLYDEFLQLQHPYPDPGLVRIRLTSILAQVRRFMKTYKLNDDPSLEQDYRTIFNSILYDTVLYRTVQNLILFIQKIFVGAENSMQQMKQDPIELGMSYMKANFSKSSLRLEDVAQYVDRNPAYFSHLLITKTGYSFTELLAGIRMKEAKRLLIETRKPIKEISILSGYQNANYFSRMFRELIGMSPRDFRMQKPDWMINEKGTV encoded by the coding sequence ATGGAAGGAAAGTGGCTGATCGCCGATCGGGATCTGAATGAGCGGGAAGGGTTAAAATGGTTATTAAAAACATCATCAATTCCCGTTTCGGATATTTTTTTAGCATCGAACTACAAGGAATTTATTGTTTTATTTGAAAATGAACCCCCCGACATTGTTCTATTGGAGCTGGACATGATCAGTAAGGATGAGTGGGCAGGCTTCCGCGACCTCATGCAGATCTATGATCCTGTCTTACTTTTAACAAGTGCAGAAGCCACCTTTGAAAAAGCACGCCTGGCAATTGATATGCAGGCATTGGATTTAATGATCAAACCATTTTCGTCAACAAAGGTTAAATCGGCCTTTCAAAAGGCTTTAAGAAGACTGGACACGAAATTTCATACAACTGGTATGCACCATCCACATTCACATAAAGATATTTCATATGAGGCATTATTCCTCCCGCAGGAAGCTACATCTGGAAATGTTAAAATAGCTGCTTTTCAGACAGAAAGTATCGGCATGCTGCCAACACTCTATTCGTTTATCATGGAATATCCGTTTACTGACAGCAGGGGTGTTTTCGCCTTAAGTGATATGGTCGTGTTATTATTCAATGGGGCTTGTCACAATATGACGGAACAATGTCAGAAAGCGATGAGAAAATGGGAAGAAGAATTTTCTGAGCACTTGGCGATTGTTGTCCACAAAGGGAATTCGGCGGCAATGACACTGAACCAGGAATACCTGCAAACGCGGAAAATGCTGGAGTTCACCTACTACAAAGGGTACCGGCAAGTAGTCGAATTCGAATATTCACCTAATTGGGGGCATATCGATCCCTTTCTGACTCCACCGGAACAAAGAGAGTGGGTCGATATTCTTGCAAATCTAAACATCGAAAAAATTAAAAAGTGGCTATATGATGAATTTCTTCAATTACAGCATCCCTATCCGGATCCAGGCTTAGTCAGAATCAGGTTAACGAGCATATTGGCTCAGGTCAGAAGATTTATGAAGACATATAAGCTGAATGATGACCCCAGCCTTGAACAGGATTATCGAACGATTTTTAACTCAATCTTATATGATACCGTTCTGTATCGAACCGTACAAAATCTTATTTTATTTATTCAAAAAATATTTGTTGGTGCAGAAAACTCTATGCAGCAAATGAAACAAGATCCAATTGAGCTCGGAATGTCGTATATGAAGGCTAATTTTTCCAAAAGCAGTCTTAGGCTCGAAGATGTGGCGCAGTATGTGGACCGAAATCCCGCTTACTTCAGTCATCTGCTAATAACGAAAACCGGATATAGTTTCACCGAACTCTTGGCCGGCATACGAATGAAAGAAGCAAAGCGATTATTGATTGAAACAAGAAAGCCGATTAAAGAGATTTCCATTTTATCAGGTTATCAAAATGCCAATTATTTTAGCAGAATGTTTCGGGAACTAATCGGGATGTCTCCCCGTGATTTCCGCATGCAAAAACCGGATTGGATGATAAATGAGAAGGGAACTGTTTAG
- a CDS encoding ATP-grasp domain-containing protein — protein MKIWFNRWFTTVSHYIDMIRNNEDHRKFIIYGTHPNKDALYLQNCDYAFVEPDISGDEYIEFCLDFCQKHGVNIFIPRKENVLISKRLKDFENLGVKVLVCPDACLMEMLDNKAAAYQSLSKSDPIFSIPDYYVVNNIEDFKQAYQSLKDKGHEVCFKPVIGEGANGFRVIKDQIESIPQLFQQGIGYRIPYHYACEILSQQDTFPDLMVLEFLEGREFSIDCVSSQDELFAAIPRMKGDGRVRELVESFELIQQAHRFHQEYKLPYVFNIQVKYNNGVPKLLEINPRMSGGMHVSCLSGINLPYLAIKILLGEKIGRLTPQFGIRASHIEKEMILKYGNIS, from the coding sequence ATGAAGATTTGGTTTAATCGGTGGTTTACCACCGTTTCGCATTATATCGATATGATTCGAAACAACGAAGATCATCGGAAATTTATCATCTATGGAACACATCCAAATAAAGATGCCCTTTATTTACAAAATTGTGATTACGCCTTCGTCGAGCCCGACATCTCTGGGGATGAATACATTGAGTTTTGTCTTGATTTTTGCCAGAAACACGGGGTCAATATTTTCATACCCCGGAAAGAAAATGTTCTGATTTCGAAACGGCTGAAAGATTTTGAGAATCTGGGTGTGAAGGTCCTTGTTTGCCCTGATGCTTGCCTCATGGAAATGCTGGATAATAAAGCCGCCGCCTATCAATCATTGTCGAAAAGTGATCCGATTTTTTCGATTCCTGACTATTATGTCGTCAATAACATAGAAGATTTTAAACAGGCTTATCAATCGCTTAAGGATAAAGGCCATGAAGTTTGCTTTAAACCTGTAATTGGTGAAGGGGCAAATGGGTTTCGGGTGATTAAAGATCAGATTGAGTCCATACCGCAGCTTTTTCAACAGGGTATTGGCTATCGGATTCCTTATCATTACGCATGCGAGATTTTAAGCCAGCAGGACACGTTTCCTGACTTAATGGTGTTAGAGTTTTTAGAAGGCAGAGAGTTTAGCATTGACTGCGTTTCTTCTCAGGATGAATTATTTGCTGCAATCCCGCGGATGAAAGGGGATGGACGGGTGCGGGAGCTGGTGGAAAGTTTTGAACTCATTCAGCAGGCACACAGGTTCCATCAGGAATATAAATTACCGTATGTGTTCAATATCCAGGTTAAGTACAACAACGGTGTTCCGAAACTGCTCGAAATCAATCCGCGGATGAGCGGGGGAATGCACGTCAGCTGTCTATCAGGTATTAATCTTCCCTATTTGGCGATCAAGATTTTATTAGGTGAAAAAATAGGGCGATTAACCCCGCAGTTTGGCATTAGAGCCAGCCATATTGAAAAAGAAATGATCTTGAAATATGGAAATATAAGTTAA
- the hutU gene encoding urocanate hydratase translates to METKTTNKRIIKNYKGTELHAKGWIQEAALRMLMNNLDQEVAERPEDLVVYGGIGKAARNWESYDAIVKTLLELEEDETLLIQSGKPVVVWKSHKDAPRVLLANSNLVPAWANWEHFHELDKKGLMMYGQMTAGSWIYIGSQGIVQGTYETFAELARQDYGGSLKHTITLTAGLGGMGGAQPLAVTMNDGVCIAIEVDETRIDRRIETRYLDVKTKDLEEALRLAHEAKTAGKALSIGLLGNAAEILPLMIEKGFNPDVLTDQTSAHDPLNGYVPVGYSLEEAAVLRKADPTKYVGLSKQSMATHVKAMLKMQEKGAVTFDYGNNIRQVAKDEGVENAFDFPGFVPAYIRPLFCEGKGPFRWAALSGDPEDIRKIDEALLREFKDDEHLCKWVRMAQERIAFQGLPARICWLGYGDRARFGKVINDMVASGEVSAPIVIGRDHLDAGSVASPNRETEAMKDGSDAVSDWPILNAMINAVGGASWISLHHGGGVGMGYSQHSGMVIVADGTKDAEVRLQRVLTTDPGMGVVRHADAGYELAIKTAKEKGIHMPMLQQD, encoded by the coding sequence ATGGAAACGAAGACAACGAATAAGCGGATCATTAAGAACTATAAAGGAACGGAATTGCATGCAAAGGGCTGGATTCAAGAGGCGGCTTTACGTATGTTGATGAACAATCTTGACCAAGAGGTTGCGGAAAGACCCGAGGATTTAGTGGTTTACGGTGGAATCGGGAAGGCTGCGCGAAACTGGGAATCTTATGACGCGATTGTGAAAACGCTTTTAGAGTTAGAAGAGGATGAGACATTGTTAATCCAATCCGGGAAGCCGGTTGTTGTCTGGAAATCACACAAAGATGCGCCTCGCGTATTATTGGCGAACTCCAACCTTGTCCCTGCATGGGCGAATTGGGAGCATTTCCATGAGCTTGATAAAAAAGGGTTGATGATGTACGGCCAAATGACAGCCGGGAGCTGGATTTATATCGGCAGCCAAGGAATTGTTCAAGGCACGTATGAAACATTCGCTGAGCTTGCTCGTCAGGATTATGGAGGTTCCCTAAAACATACGATCACATTAACGGCAGGTCTTGGAGGCATGGGCGGTGCACAGCCACTGGCCGTCACGATGAATGATGGTGTCTGTATCGCTATCGAAGTAGATGAAACGAGAATTGACCGCCGGATTGAAACGAGATACCTTGATGTGAAAACAAAGGACCTTGAGGAAGCATTAAGATTGGCTCATGAAGCGAAGACTGCCGGTAAAGCACTTTCGATTGGTTTACTTGGAAATGCGGCAGAAATTTTACCATTAATGATTGAAAAAGGGTTCAACCCGGATGTGTTAACAGACCAAACATCTGCCCACGATCCGCTTAACGGCTATGTTCCGGTTGGCTATTCTTTAGAGGAGGCTGCTGTATTAAGGAAAGCAGATCCAACAAAGTATGTTGGGCTTTCTAAACAAAGTATGGCAACACATGTGAAAGCTATGCTTAAAATGCAAGAAAAAGGAGCCGTTACCTTTGATTACGGTAACAACATCCGCCAAGTAGCAAAGGATGAGGGCGTGGAAAATGCCTTTGATTTCCCTGGATTTGTTCCAGCTTATATTCGTCCATTGTTCTGCGAAGGTAAAGGCCCGTTCCGCTGGGCAGCACTATCCGGTGATCCGGAAGATATTCGAAAAATTGACGAAGCCTTACTTCGCGAGTTTAAAGATGATGAGCATCTGTGCAAGTGGGTTAGAATGGCGCAGGAAAGAATTGCTTTCCAAGGACTTCCTGCCCGGATTTGCTGGTTGGGTTATGGCGATCGTGCCCGCTTCGGTAAAGTGATTAATGATATGGTTGCGTCTGGTGAAGTTTCTGCACCAATCGTGATTGGCCGTGACCACTTAGATGCAGGTTCTGTCGCTTCTCCTAATCGTGAAACAGAAGCGATGAAGGACGGCAGTGATGCGGTTTCTGACTGGCCAATCTTAAATGCAATGATCAATGCTGTTGGCGGGGCAAGCTGGATTTCGCTTCATCATGGCGGTGGTGTTGGCATGGGTTATTCCCAGCATTCAGGAATGGTTATTGTTGCGGATGGCACGAAGGATGCAGAAGTCCGCTTGCAGCGCGTGTTAACAACAGACCCTGGTATGGGCGTCGTCCGTCATGCGGATGCAGGTTATGAACTTGCCATTAAGACAGCGAAAGAAAAAGGCATCCACATGCCAATGTTGCAACAAGATTAA
- a CDS encoding TerD family protein, whose protein sequence is MAISLSKGQKVDLTKTNPGLSKVVVGLGWDTNRYDGGNDFDLDASIFLLGANGKCGSEKDFVFYNQLEGGNGSVVHTGDNRTGEGDGDDELVKVNLSAVPAGVERISFVITIHDAESRGQNFGQVSNAFCRIVNEETNQEIIRYDLGEDFSIETAIIVGELYRHNGEWKFSAVGSGYQGGLARIATDFGLNVG, encoded by the coding sequence ATGGCAATTTCATTATCTAAAGGTCAAAAGGTAGATTTAACGAAAACAAATCCTGGTTTATCTAAGGTTGTTGTAGGTCTTGGCTGGGATACTAACCGTTACGATGGCGGGAATGATTTCGATTTAGATGCAAGTATCTTTCTTTTAGGTGCGAATGGTAAATGTGGCTCTGAAAAGGATTTTGTATTCTATAATCAACTTGAAGGCGGAAATGGTTCCGTTGTACATACTGGGGATAACCGTACAGGAGAAGGGGACGGCGATGATGAGCTAGTAAAAGTAAATTTATCAGCTGTTCCTGCTGGTGTGGAGAGAATTTCATTTGTCATTACCATTCATGATGCAGAATCACGCGGTCAGAACTTTGGACAAGTTTCAAATGCCTTCTGCCGGATCGTAAATGAAGAGACAAATCAAGAAATTATCCGTTACGATTTAGGGGAGGATTTCTCCATTGAAACTGCGATCATCGTTGGGGAATTATACCGCCACAACGGTGAATGGAAGTTCTCAGCTGTGGGCTCTGGCTATCAAGGCGGACTTGCACGCATCGCAACAGACTTTGGCCTAAACGTAGGCTGA
- a CDS encoding flavodoxin domain-containing protein: MKSLIVYCSSHGTTEKAVGLISENLEGDVLSVDLKREKTLFDLKDFDTVIIGGSIHAGQIQRKISQFIKHHHNRLLEKNLGLFLCCMREGDIAIEQFNHAFLQDLRKNSAAMGLFGGEFLVSKMNFFERQVVKRVDGITVDQSKLDTTSIMEFVSRMNHVKSYV; the protein is encoded by the coding sequence ATGAAAAGTTTAATTGTTTATTGCTCATCCCATGGGACTACAGAAAAAGCGGTTGGATTAATAAGCGAGAATCTTGAAGGTGACGTGTTATCAGTAGATTTAAAAAGGGAGAAAACGCTTTTTGATCTCAAGGATTTTGACACGGTCATTATTGGCGGTTCCATTCACGCGGGACAGATCCAACGGAAAATTAGTCAATTTATCAAACATCATCATAATAGGCTTCTGGAAAAAAATCTTGGCCTTTTTCTTTGCTGTATGCGAGAAGGCGACATTGCCATCGAGCAATTTAATCATGCTTTTCTACAGGACTTGCGAAAAAATTCCGCGGCGATGGGATTATTTGGCGGAGAATTCCTCGTGTCTAAAATGAACTTCTTCGAAAGACAGGTTGTCAAAAGAGTAGATGGAATCACAGTCGATCAATCAAAATTAGATACAACGTCCATTATGGAATTTGTTTCAAGAATGAATCACGTAAAGAGCTATGTTTAA